One window of uncultured Trichococcus sp. genomic DNA carries:
- a CDS encoding FTR1 family protein encodes MDTFLPAFVMGFREGLEAFLIVSIILQYLRKSKNESLRKYVYYGTIGGIVASLGIGGILYILSKAIDKMDQVAKLWESGASFVALALVTTFIYWMIQHGRNMVSTVESSVSQNLSAFGIASVAFIMVAREGVEVAIFTFAGQYGIAALFAGITAALVLAVLINHSLVKVNLRILFNITLAYLILQAGFLLGYGIHEGLSALGSMNLISSDSPLFIKAFDLSETIFYHKEGLLGLPLYVLFGWYSKPEILQFILQYLYTGSLFYIWHREIKKE; translated from the coding sequence ATGGATACATTTCTGCCCGCGTTTGTCATGGGTTTTAGGGAAGGCTTGGAAGCATTCCTGATCGTCAGCATCATTCTTCAATACCTAAGGAAAAGCAAAAATGAATCTTTGCGGAAATATGTTTACTACGGGACAATTGGTGGCATTGTTGCTTCGTTGGGAATCGGTGGCATTCTTTACATTCTGTCCAAAGCGATCGACAAAATGGATCAAGTGGCAAAATTATGGGAGAGCGGAGCAAGCTTCGTTGCGTTGGCATTAGTGACTACGTTCATCTATTGGATGATTCAGCACGGCCGAAACATGGTCTCGACTGTAGAAAGCAGTGTCAGCCAAAATCTGTCTGCCTTTGGGATTGCCAGCGTTGCTTTCATAATGGTGGCGCGTGAGGGCGTAGAGGTTGCGATCTTCACTTTTGCCGGACAGTACGGCATCGCAGCACTGTTTGCGGGGATTACAGCAGCTTTGGTTTTGGCAGTCCTTATCAATCATTCGCTGGTGAAAGTCAACTTAAGGATTCTGTTCAACATCACCCTGGCCTATCTTATCCTACAGGCCGGCTTTTTGCTTGGTTACGGTATTCATGAAGGGTTATCCGCTCTGGGATCAATGAACCTGATATCCAGCGACAGTCCGCTGTTCATAAAAGCTTTTGACCTCTCCGAGACCATTTTCTACCATAAAGAAGGACTGCTTGGCTTGCCTCTGTATGTCCTGTTCGGATGGTATTCCAAACCGGAAATCCTTCAATTCATTCTGCAATACCTCTACACGGGTTCGCTTTTCTACATTTGGCACAGGGAAATAAAAAAAGAATAG
- a CDS encoding triose-phosphate isomerase, with the protein MAKTNIRTPFFVFNPKSFLFGENLLELVREADALAEEFPISIFVTAPFADVAGVSSNSKNIIVTAQHLDGIYPDKGMGHVLPESLYEAGARAVFLNHAERPLTLNGLAKAITRAAELEIITIVCADSIAEAKAITMLKPDIILCEPSELIGTGKTSDESYVKETIEAVKSLNPNVLVMQAAGISTADDVYRTILLKADGVGCTSGIVKAKDPKKMLRDMVEATVKASNENNK; encoded by the coding sequence ATGGCAAAAACTAATATCCGCACACCATTCTTTGTTTTTAACCCCAAATCCTTTTTGTTTGGAGAAAACTTATTGGAACTAGTTAGAGAAGCCGATGCACTAGCAGAAGAATTTCCGATTTCAATTTTTGTAACCGCGCCCTTTGCCGATGTTGCAGGTGTTTCATCAAATTCCAAAAATATTATTGTGACAGCTCAGCATTTAGATGGCATTTATCCGGATAAAGGGATGGGCCATGTGTTACCCGAGTCACTTTATGAAGCAGGTGCACGTGCAGTATTTCTAAACCACGCTGAACGTCCCTTGACTCTGAATGGGTTAGCTAAAGCAATTACGCGCGCAGCTGAACTTGAAATAATCACAATTGTATGTGCGGATTCGATTGCAGAGGCAAAGGCAATCACAATGCTCAAACCCGATATTATTTTGTGCGAACCTTCAGAGTTAATTGGTACCGGTAAAACAAGCGATGAGAGCTATGTTAAAGAGACAATCGAAGCTGTTAAGAGTCTTAATCCGAATGTATTAGTTATGCAAGCAGCTGGAATCAGCACGGCAGATGATGTTTATAGAACAATTTTGCTGAAAGCAGATGGAGTTGGATGTACCAGTGGTATAGTGAAGGCAAAAGACCCCAAAAAAATGCTAAGAGATATGGTTGAGGCAACAGTAAAAGCATCGAATGAAAATAACAAATAA
- a CDS encoding YjjG family noncanonical pyrimidine nucleotidase → MSKYKHIIFDLDDTILDFQDSEEQALKEIITLYKLPYTKQTITCYKGINDRLWSQLEEGLISREKVLNTRFSLFLREFQIDENGSKVEAMYREHLNQGHSTITHANELLSTLSGQGYNLYIGTNGVGSTQRKRLADSNLQDYFEDIFISEEIGYEKPNPLFFQHIFDTLNTSHKEEFLMIGDRLSSDIKGALNIGMDCVWFNRKKNQPEPFAPKSTHTVSNLMEIIELLEG, encoded by the coding sequence ATGAGTAAATATAAACATATCATTTTTGATTTAGATGACACAATACTGGATTTTCAAGACTCAGAGGAACAGGCTTTAAAAGAAATTATTACGTTGTATAAATTACCCTACACCAAACAGACGATTACATGCTACAAGGGTATTAATGACAGGTTATGGTCGCAATTGGAAGAAGGGTTGATTTCGCGCGAAAAAGTTCTAAATACACGCTTCTCCTTATTTTTGAGAGAATTTCAGATAGATGAGAACGGGTCAAAAGTTGAAGCGATGTACCGCGAGCATTTAAACCAAGGACATTCAACCATTACCCACGCAAATGAATTATTAAGCACGTTAAGTGGACAAGGATACAATTTATATATTGGAACAAACGGCGTAGGCAGTACGCAAAGAAAAAGGTTAGCAGATTCCAATCTTCAAGACTATTTTGAAGATATTTTCATATCCGAAGAAATTGGGTATGAAAAACCGAATCCTCTTTTCTTTCAACACATTTTTGATACTTTGAACACAAGCCATAAAGAAGAATTTTTAATGATCGGGGATCGCTTGTCATCAGATATCAAAGGCGCTCTCAACATAGGAATGGACTGCGTCTGGTTCAACCGTAAAAAAAATCAACCTGAGCCATTCGCACCCAAGAGCACGCACACTGTATCAAATTTAATGGAAATAATAGAATTATTAGAAGGATAA
- a CDS encoding helix-turn-helix domain-containing protein, producing the protein MIENWGNNIDELKKKCRILHDVTKLDVRLMDQDGTVLFHLLDYLIPVTLQSLDKEYPILIKQLRQGETTHYYHHVNAFNLEYIATGIWIKGDCCGAVLMGPFVSSIPGIGLISDIVAKNNAPISERKSLEEFYHSLSVVSRKNAQSIGKLLVNLFAHAYIETQSLGTERVVSTLNREELKLAIAESNDQIEERFRLEKEIVDAISQGNKDKITRILNDSNKDILLIFLNRIPESPIRSAKNIVLVMNTISRTAAERGGVHPLYIHHISEKFAILIERASSLSVLKQLGEAMVYEYCAAVRDFSTRHYSLLVKKAVNYIHMHLEEDLSLSIIADELYVNASHLSRKFKAETSSSIVDYINQKRIEEAKRYLERGNVSITEVALMVGFNDLNYFSRVFKKTTSISPSQYSKHYFTDT; encoded by the coding sequence ATGATTGAAAATTGGGGAAATAATATAGACGAGCTTAAGAAGAAATGCCGCATCTTACATGATGTAACTAAACTTGACGTTCGGTTAATGGATCAAGATGGCACTGTTCTTTTTCATCTCCTGGATTATCTTATCCCTGTCACACTTCAAAGTTTAGACAAAGAGTACCCTATCCTAATCAAGCAACTGAGACAGGGTGAAACAACTCACTATTACCATCATGTCAATGCTTTTAACCTTGAATACATTGCAACGGGAATTTGGATAAAAGGCGACTGTTGCGGGGCTGTTTTAATGGGTCCTTTTGTTTCGAGTATACCTGGCATTGGATTAATCAGCGATATTGTTGCGAAAAACAACGCACCCATAAGCGAACGAAAATCACTCGAAGAATTTTATCACTCTTTATCCGTTGTCAGCAGAAAAAACGCCCAAAGCATCGGTAAATTACTCGTAAATTTATTTGCACATGCTTATATTGAAACGCAATCGCTAGGTACAGAACGGGTTGTCTCCACTCTCAATAGAGAAGAATTAAAACTAGCAATAGCTGAGAGTAACGATCAGATAGAGGAGCGTTTTCGATTAGAAAAAGAGATTGTCGATGCTATCTCCCAAGGAAATAAAGATAAAATTACCCGTATTTTAAACGACTCCAACAAAGATATTTTATTGATTTTTTTAAATCGAATACCTGAAAGCCCTATTCGATCTGCAAAGAATATCGTATTGGTTATGAACACAATTTCCAGAACCGCAGCTGAAAGAGGCGGTGTTCATCCTCTTTACATTCATCATATTTCCGAAAAATTTGCGATTTTGATTGAAAGAGCCTCCAGCCTTTCCGTCTTAAAACAGTTGGGGGAAGCGATGGTTTATGAATACTGTGCAGCTGTAAGAGATTTTTCTACCCGTCATTATAGTCTTCTTGTTAAAAAGGCCGTGAATTACATCCATATGCATCTAGAAGAGGATTTATCATTATCTATCATTGCTGATGAACTTTACGTGAATGCCTCACATCTTTCACGTAAATTCAAAGCAGAAACGAGCAGTAGCATCGTTGACTATATTAATCAAAAGAGAATAGAAGAGGCGAAACGCTACTTGGAACGGGGAAATGTATCGATTACAGAGGTTGCGCTCATGGTAGGATTCAATGATTTAAATTATTTTAGCAGGGTATTTAAAAAAACGACTTCCATTTCTCCTTCGCAATATAGTAAGCACTATTTTACGGATACTTAA
- a CDS encoding glycoside hydrolase family 2 TIM barrel-domain containing protein, protein MRKVIHFNQDWKFIKQDEDQARGIGFDDRNWKAVQIPHTWNAIDGANGFAYHKGACWYRKEFTIDDSAQGNKVYIEFEGANSITDVYLNGQHLGQHRGGYSTFRFDLTEALDFDAKNTLAVKVDNTVVDDVYPQMADFTFYGGIYRDVNLVIANPVHFDLMDHGSKGIYVIQEEVNEEQAALTIKSLLVNDSEEDKKVRLWVDLLDAEGKNIAYAAKEVTLVAGEHKAVEVPLVIENPTLWNGRKNAYMYEARVSMESFNDVIDALTIPFGVRYFEVDAEKGFFLNGEHLALHGVARHQDRKDMGWAITEKEHAEDMALIKEIGATSIRLAHYQHNQYFYDLCDQEGMVVWAEIPFISLMSKTELEGINAKQQMVELIRQNFNHPSILFWGIQNEIQISGERPELRKLVNELNELTKKEDPTRLTTMANVMFVEDEDDYNYVTDTIGYNKYFGWYNGEAGDFAGWLDGFHKKNPTVKLAISEYGAEGILQYHSSEPKIKDYSEEYHALYHETVWKIFEKRPFLWATYAWNMFDFGANIRDEGGVKGRNNKGLITYDRKIKKDAFYLYKAHWSDEKFVHITGKRFVDRTDDTIQIKVYSNCNEVNLSVNGGETTTLTSEDKIFVFENISLKEGINEVKVFAKDGNISLQDVAIFNKVDNPNESYFTPEEEGGFVANWFDMPELGDVEMEELVITDDVYSTRCTVGELFKNEETKAIVTTYLGNVEEHPMFDMMQGFTIDAMSQIASDQFSEKMLYTLNKKLSQIKKSEQ, encoded by the coding sequence ATGAGAAAAGTCATTCATTTCAATCAAGACTGGAAGTTTATCAAACAAGATGAAGATCAAGCAAGGGGTATCGGCTTTGATGATAGAAACTGGAAAGCTGTTCAGATTCCCCATACATGGAACGCTATTGATGGAGCAAACGGATTTGCTTATCATAAAGGCGCATGTTGGTACAGAAAAGAATTTACGATAGATGATTCGGCGCAGGGAAACAAAGTGTACATTGAGTTCGAAGGGGCGAATAGTATAACCGATGTCTACCTGAATGGCCAGCATTTGGGGCAACACAGAGGTGGCTATTCTACTTTTAGATTCGACCTTACGGAAGCGCTTGATTTTGATGCAAAGAACACGTTGGCTGTCAAAGTAGATAATACGGTTGTCGATGATGTCTATCCGCAAATGGCCGACTTCACCTTTTACGGTGGCATTTACCGTGATGTGAACTTGGTCATTGCCAATCCTGTTCATTTTGACTTAATGGATCATGGTTCAAAAGGTATTTACGTTATTCAAGAGGAAGTAAACGAAGAGCAGGCGGCCTTAACGATCAAATCACTGCTTGTGAACGATAGTGAAGAAGACAAAAAAGTGCGGCTTTGGGTTGATTTGCTGGATGCAGAAGGAAAAAATATCGCCTATGCTGCCAAAGAAGTGACATTAGTGGCGGGAGAACACAAAGCAGTAGAAGTTCCGCTTGTCATAGAGAATCCCACATTATGGAATGGCAGAAAAAATGCCTATATGTATGAAGCAAGAGTCTCTATGGAGAGTTTTAACGACGTGATTGATGCACTCACGATTCCGTTCGGTGTCAGATACTTTGAAGTAGATGCTGAAAAAGGTTTCTTCTTGAATGGGGAACACCTTGCTTTGCATGGTGTGGCAAGACACCAGGATCGAAAGGATATGGGCTGGGCAATCACAGAAAAAGAGCACGCTGAAGATATGGCCTTGATAAAAGAAATCGGAGCAACTTCTATCCGATTAGCGCACTATCAACACAATCAGTATTTCTATGATTTATGTGATCAAGAAGGCATGGTTGTTTGGGCTGAAATACCCTTTATCTCTTTGATGTCAAAAACAGAGTTAGAAGGCATTAATGCCAAACAACAGATGGTTGAACTGATTAGACAAAACTTTAATCATCCATCTATCCTGTTCTGGGGAATCCAGAATGAAATTCAAATTAGTGGGGAAAGACCCGAGCTAAGAAAACTCGTGAATGAATTAAATGAGTTAACGAAAAAGGAAGACCCTACCCGATTGACTACAATGGCAAACGTCATGTTCGTTGAAGATGAAGATGACTATAATTATGTGACGGATACGATTGGATACAATAAATATTTTGGTTGGTATAATGGTGAAGCAGGGGACTTTGCGGGCTGGTTAGATGGTTTCCATAAGAAAAATCCGACTGTAAAACTGGCGATTTCAGAATATGGTGCAGAAGGAATTTTACAATACCATAGCAGTGAACCAAAAATAAAAGACTATTCTGAAGAATACCATGCGCTTTATCATGAAACCGTATGGAAGATTTTTGAAAAACGTCCCTTCCTTTGGGCAACGTATGCATGGAACATGTTTGACTTCGGTGCGAACATCAGAGATGAGGGCGGTGTAAAGGGAAGAAACAACAAAGGGCTCATCACCTATGATAGAAAGATTAAGAAGGATGCTTTTTATCTGTATAAGGCACATTGGAGTGATGAAAAATTTGTGCATATTACAGGCAAACGTTTTGTCGATCGGACGGATGATACCATCCAGATCAAGGTCTATTCTAACTGTAATGAAGTGAACCTATCTGTAAACGGAGGGGAAACGACTACCCTTACAAGTGAGGATAAAATCTTTGTCTTTGAAAACATTTCCCTGAAAGAGGGCATAAATGAAGTCAAGGTATTCGCCAAGGATGGGAATATTAGCCTGCAAGATGTAGCGATATTCAATAAAGTGGACAACCCGAACGAAAGTTATTTTACCCCTGAAGAAGAAGGGGGATTCGTTGCCAACTGGTTTGATATGCCGGAATTAGGCGATGTGGAAATGGAAGAACTTGTCATAACGGATGATGTCTACTCTACCCGTTGCACAGTGGGAGAACTTTTTAAAAATGAAGAAACAAAAGCGATCGTAACGACATATTTAGGTAACGTGGAAGAACATCCGATGTTCGATATGATGCAAGGTTTTACAATCGATGCCATGTCTCAAATTGCATCCGATCAATTTAGCGAAAAGATGCTGTACACCCTCAACAAGAAACTATCCCAAATTAAAAAAAGTGAACAGTAA